The Synechocystis sp. PCC 7509 genome includes a window with the following:
- a CDS encoding efflux RND transporter periplasmic adaptor subunit, protein MTTPIQIPLIGKVKHPSRWLIGLLSAGILVSGLTYWTLNRQASPKLDIAALTVPVAAADVTLRISASGKVVPVQSVNLSPKNSGVLAQLLVEQGDTVEQGQIIARMDDSNLQAQLSKARAGLAQVQAQLAEARAGTRSEEIAQSRARLNGARAQLNQARAGNRPEEIAQAQAQVEAARARVNLTSSRVQRNRNLANSGAISQDALEEVIADDSSAKANLLEAQRRLVDLKSGSRTEEIDQRQAFVAEQEQALQQLQNGSRPEQIDQLEASVAAAQSELKAVQVQLDDTIIRAPFSGIITQKYATVGAFVTPTTSASNTASATSSSIVAVSRGLEVLAQVPEVDIGQVKQGRMVEIVADAYSNQIFKGQVRLISPEAVVEQNVTSFQVRIALTTGQEQLKSGMNVDLTIVGAAVKDALVVPTAAIVTDKQGQTGVLIPGEKNQAQFRPIEIGSAIQDKTQIVSGVKTGDRIFLSPPPNYKLESNE, encoded by the coding sequence ATGACCACCCCGATTCAAATTCCTTTAATTGGCAAAGTCAAACATCCGTCCCGGTGGTTAATTGGGCTATTAAGCGCTGGTATTTTAGTAAGCGGACTGACCTACTGGACGCTAAACAGGCAAGCCTCGCCCAAACTAGATATAGCCGCCTTAACCGTCCCCGTAGCCGCCGCCGATGTCACCCTTCGCATTAGCGCCAGTGGCAAAGTAGTACCAGTCCAAAGCGTCAACCTCAGCCCCAAAAACTCCGGCGTTTTGGCACAACTACTTGTAGAGCAAGGAGACACCGTAGAGCAAGGGCAAATTATCGCCCGGATGGACGACTCTAACTTGCAAGCGCAACTAAGCAAAGCCCGCGCGGGTCTAGCCCAAGTACAAGCCCAACTAGCCGAAGCTCGCGCCGGGACTCGAAGCGAAGAAATTGCCCAATCTAGAGCGCGTCTAAACGGGGCGCGGGCGCAACTAAACCAAGCTCGTGCAGGGAATCGTCCTGAAGAAATAGCCCAGGCACAAGCTCAAGTAGAAGCCGCTAGAGCGCGAGTAAACCTGACTTCTAGCCGAGTGCAACGCAACAGAAACTTAGCCAATTCGGGAGCGATTTCCCAAGACGCTCTAGAGGAAGTAATTGCCGACGACAGCAGCGCCAAAGCAAACTTACTTGAAGCTCAAAGACGGCTTGTAGACCTAAAAAGCGGTAGCCGCACCGAAGAAATCGATCAAAGGCAAGCTTTCGTAGCCGAACAAGAGCAAGCATTGCAACAACTTCAAAATGGTTCGCGCCCCGAACAAATAGATCAACTTGAGGCATCAGTAGCCGCCGCCCAAAGCGAACTTAAAGCCGTCCAAGTGCAGCTAGATGACACGATTATTCGCGCTCCTTTTTCTGGGATAATTACCCAAAAATACGCCACCGTGGGCGCGTTTGTTACCCCCACAACTTCCGCCTCTAATACAGCTTCAGCAACTTCTAGCTCAATTGTTGCCGTATCTCGCGGCTTAGAAGTTCTCGCCCAAGTTCCCGAAGTCGATATCGGACAAGTTAAGCAAGGCAGAATGGTAGAAATTGTCGCCGATGCTTACTCAAATCAAATATTTAAAGGACAAGTACGGCTAATTTCCCCAGAGGCGGTAGTAGAGCAAAATGTAACTTCCTTTCAAGTCAGAATTGCCTTAACGACAGGTCAAGAACAATTAAAATCGGGCATGAATGTCGATTTAACTATTGTGGGAGCCGCCGTAAAAGATGCTTTGGTAGTTCCTACCGCCGCCATTGTTACCGATAAGCAAGGACAAACTGGGGTACTAATTCCCGGTGAGAAAAACCAAGCTCAGTTTCGCCCGATTGAAATTGGTTCGGCAATTCAAGATAAAACTCAAATTGTATCGGGAGTCAAAACGGGCGATCGCATTTTTCTTTCTCCTCCCCCCAATTACAAACTAGAGAGTAACGAATAA
- the queG gene encoding tRNA epoxyqueuosine(34) reductase QueG, whose protein sequence is MISIPQAPSNQQIKLKALEIGFHKVGIAKVENTDLEVSHLQEWLNKGYQAEMAWMNNLKRQDIRALMPEVKSIICVALNYYTPHQRPNSPEYAKISRYAWGRDYHKVMDKKLKALNNWLQTYPDVRSRYACDTAPIQDKVWAKKAGIGWIAKNGNVIAREYGSWLFLGEILTNLDLTPDIPHTEHCGSCTRCLDACPTGAFAQPFVVDANRCIAYHTIENRAEKLPEAISANLQGWVAGCDICQDVCPWNQRFAKETDIVEFQPYPENIAPKLTDLAEISNDEWNRRFTASALRRIKPQMLRRNAKANLSTATQTND, encoded by the coding sequence ATGATTTCCATACCTCAAGCTCCTAGCAATCAGCAAATCAAGCTTAAAGCCTTAGAAATTGGATTCCATAAAGTAGGAATTGCCAAGGTAGAGAATACGGATTTAGAAGTTTCGCACTTGCAAGAATGGCTAAACAAAGGTTATCAGGCAGAGATGGCGTGGATGAATAACCTCAAACGCCAAGATATTCGCGCCCTTATGCCTGAAGTTAAAAGTATTATTTGTGTAGCGTTAAACTATTACACCCCTCATCAACGCCCAAATAGTCCTGAATATGCCAAAATTTCCCGCTATGCTTGGGGACGAGACTATCATAAGGTGATGGATAAAAAGCTCAAAGCTTTAAATAACTGGCTGCAAACTTATCCCGATGTGCGATCGCGTTATGCTTGTGATACCGCCCCAATTCAAGATAAAGTGTGGGCGAAAAAAGCTGGGATTGGCTGGATTGCTAAAAATGGCAATGTTATAGCAAGAGAATACGGATCTTGGTTGTTTTTGGGTGAAATTCTCACAAATCTAGACTTAACGCCCGATATCCCTCATACTGAACACTGTGGTAGTTGTACTCGTTGCCTTGATGCTTGTCCGACAGGAGCTTTCGCCCAGCCTTTTGTAGTTGATGCCAATCGATGCATTGCTTATCATACGATTGAAAACCGCGCAGAAAAGTTACCCGAAGCAATTTCTGCTAATCTTCAAGGTTGGGTTGCTGGTTGCGATATCTGCCAAGATGTTTGTCCTTGGAATCAGCGTTTTGCTAAAGAAACTGATATAGTCGAGTTTCAACCTTACCCAGAAAATATTGCGCCGAAGTTAACCGATTTAGCAGAAATTTCTAATGATGAATGGAATAGACGGTTTACAGCTTCCGCATTGCGACGGATTAAACCCCAAATGTTGCGACGAAATGCCAAAGCAAATTTATCAACAGCCACTCAAACAAACGATTAA
- a CDS encoding transposase family protein, producing MKCLADKGYQGIQKYHLFSQIPKKKPSKSKLSPLDKKANRELAIERVLIENVFTQLKKFRILQGRYRNRRKRFELRFNLIAYLYNYELTLGLNPILT from the coding sequence ATTAAATGTTTAGCAGATAAGGGATATCAAGGTATTCAAAAATACCATCTCTTTAGTCAAATACCTAAAAAGAAGCCGAGCAAAAGTAAGCTGTCTCCTTTAGATAAAAAAGCTAATAGAGAGCTAGCTATTGAACGAGTATTAATTGAAAACGTATTTACACAGTTGAAAAAATTTAGGATTTTACAGGGAAGATATCGGAACAGAAGAAAAAGATTTGAATTGAGATTTAATTTAATAGCTTACCTTTATAATTATGAGCTTACTCTAGGTTTAAATCCTATTCTAACTTAA
- the nirB gene encoding nitrite reductase large subunit NirB: MIAKKNLVVVGNGMVGHKFLEEIIANGAKDSWNIITFCEEPRVAYDRVNLSGYFSGKTAADLTLVTPGLYQANNINIHIGDRIIEIDRQQKIVHSANGLAISYDKLVLATGSYPFVPPIKGKDTDGTFVYRTIEDLEAMSAYAKNCQTGVVIGGGLLGLECANALKNMGLKTHVVEFAPRLMPMQIDDVGGNVLRNKIEELGVSVHINKSTTEIVSIDGKVTKMTFADGLELQTDMIVFSAGIRPRDEIARECGIKVGDRGGIVINEYCQTSDADIYAIGECALYQNRIYGLVAPGYTMASVAAKVISNIPNSTFEGADMSTKLKLLGVDVASFGDAFAKTSDAKEIAITDTVTGVYKKLVVSSDGSRLLGGILVGDAANYGTLLQFVQNNIALPPHPEDLLLPPREGKATTAMGVENLPDTAQICSCNNVSKGQICSAIQENDFTDIGSVKKCTKAGTGCGGCVPLVTDLLKYEMKKAGIEVKNYLCEHFAYSRQEIYHLVRTHKIITFDKLLEKHGQGKGCEICKPAIASILASTWNDYILNQPHLGLQDTNDAFLANIQKDGTYSVIPRVPGGELTPDKLIVLGEVAKEYGLYTKITGGQRIDLLGARVDQLPHIWRKLIEAGFESGHAYGKALRTIKSCVGSTWCRFGVQDSTTLAIDLELRYRGLRSPHKLKSAVSGCTRECAEAQSKDFGIIATEKGWNLYVCGNGGMKPQHALLLAEDIERETLIKYLDRFLMFYIRTANRLERTATWFNKLEGGIDYLKQVVIHDSLGIAAELEEEMQHLVNTYECEWKATIEDPEKLKRFRHFVNSDTPDPSLVYVEEREQKRPAYESEKLTAQIS; this comes from the coding sequence ATGATAGCCAAAAAGAACCTTGTTGTAGTTGGAAATGGCATGGTAGGGCATAAGTTTCTAGAGGAAATTATTGCTAATGGGGCAAAGGATTCTTGGAATATCATAACATTCTGCGAAGAACCCCGCGTAGCCTACGATCGCGTTAATTTAAGCGGTTATTTTTCTGGTAAAACCGCCGCAGACTTAACTTTAGTTACACCCGGCTTATATCAAGCAAATAATATTAACATTCATATAGGCGATCGCATAATAGAGATCGATCGTCAACAAAAAATAGTTCATAGTGCTAACGGTTTAGCAATTAGTTACGACAAATTAGTATTAGCTACAGGTTCTTATCCTTTTGTACCGCCAATTAAAGGAAAAGATACTGATGGGACTTTTGTCTATCGCACGATTGAAGACTTAGAAGCCATGTCTGCGTATGCCAAAAATTGCCAAACAGGGGTAGTAATTGGCGGCGGTTTATTAGGCTTAGAATGTGCTAACGCGCTGAAAAACATGGGTTTAAAAACTCATGTAGTGGAGTTTGCACCGCGATTAATGCCCATGCAAATAGATGATGTTGGCGGTAATGTTCTTCGCAATAAAATAGAAGAATTAGGTGTTAGCGTCCACATCAACAAATCCACTACAGAAATTGTCAGCATTGACGGTAAAGTTACCAAAATGACCTTTGCTGATGGTTTGGAATTACAGACAGATATGATAGTATTTTCGGCAGGGATTCGCCCCCGCGACGAAATTGCTAGAGAGTGCGGCATCAAAGTGGGCGATCGCGGTGGTATTGTAATTAACGAGTATTGTCAAACTTCCGATGCTGACATCTATGCGATCGGTGAATGCGCCCTTTATCAAAATAGAATATATGGTTTAGTTGCGCCCGGATATACAATGGCAAGTGTAGCGGCTAAAGTAATCAGCAATATTCCGAATAGCACCTTTGAAGGCGCTGATATGTCTACAAAGTTGAAACTTTTAGGAGTAGATGTAGCTAGTTTTGGCGATGCTTTTGCTAAAACCTCCGATGCGAAAGAGATTGCAATTACAGATACAGTTACCGGAGTTTATAAAAAACTCGTTGTTAGTTCTGATGGAAGCCGTTTGCTAGGCGGAATTTTAGTAGGCGATGCGGCGAATTATGGTACTTTGCTGCAATTTGTGCAAAATAATATCGCTTTACCACCCCACCCAGAAGATTTATTATTACCACCCCGCGAAGGTAAAGCAACAACCGCAATGGGGGTTGAAAACTTACCAGATACAGCGCAGATTTGCTCTTGTAATAATGTTAGTAAAGGTCAAATTTGTAGCGCTATTCAAGAAAACGACTTTACTGATATAGGTAGCGTCAAAAAGTGTACTAAAGCAGGTACTGGTTGCGGCGGTTGCGTACCATTAGTAACAGATTTACTTAAGTACGAAATGAAAAAAGCCGGGATAGAAGTAAAAAATTATCTCTGCGAACACTTTGCTTATTCTAGACAAGAAATTTACCATTTAGTCCGCACTCACAAAATTATTACTTTTGACAAATTGCTAGAAAAGCACGGACAAGGTAAAGGTTGTGAAATTTGTAAGCCTGCGATCGCTTCAATTCTCGCCTCAACCTGGAATGACTACATTTTAAATCAACCTCATTTAGGTTTGCAAGATACCAACGACGCATTTTTAGCAAACATTCAAAAAGATGGTACTTATTCAGTAATTCCTAGAGTACCTGGCGGCGAATTGACTCCAGACAAACTAATTGTCTTAGGAGAAGTAGCAAAAGAATATGGGCTTTATACCAAAATTACTGGGGGACAAAGAATTGATTTATTAGGCGCAAGAGTTGATCAATTACCGCATATTTGGCGCAAATTAATTGAGGCTGGTTTTGAATCGGGACACGCTTATGGTAAAGCATTAAGAACAATCAAATCCTGTGTAGGTAGCACTTGGTGTAGATTTGGCGTACAAGATTCTACAACACTAGCAATTGATTTAGAATTACGTTATCGTGGATTGCGATCGCCCCACAAGCTAAAATCGGCTGTATCTGGCTGTACGCGGGAGTGTGCAGAAGCTCAAAGTAAAGATTTTGGCATCATCGCCACCGAAAAAGGTTGGAATTTGTACGTCTGTGGTAACGGCGGAATGAAGCCACAACACGCACTTTTACTCGCTGAAGATATAGAAAGAGAAACCTTGATTAAGTATTTAGATCGCTTCTTAATGTTCTATATTCGTACCGCCAATAGATTAGAAAGAACTGCAACTTGGTTTAACAAGCTAGAAGGTGGAATTGACTATCTTAAGCAAGTAGTGATTCACGACTCATTGGGAATCGCCGCCGAATTAGAAGAAGAAATGCAGCATTTAGTAAATACCTACGAATGCGAGTGGAAAGCTACTATCGAAGATCCCGAAAAACTCAAGAGATTCCGCCATTTTGTTAATTCCGACACACCAGATCCAAGCTTAGTTTATGTAGAAGAAAGAGAACAAAAACGCCCTGCTTACGAGTCGGAGAAACTAACAGCTCAAATCTCGTAG
- a CDS encoding orange carotenoid protein N-terminal domain-containing protein, producing the protein MASSHAANQPQALTGETQDAVKAFESLDTDPKLAVFYYIYEKMGDSITPAAPAATEPELAPRLLGDYYNLSKDEQLAIMRQIVNSEDTEYSRAYGALKENNQLMVWYAWAQAMGDSVVGMPQNHEKTQTLSGVLSQIEALNFDDQISVLRTVAGNMGCSDVQPIETQAQTGKTSSF; encoded by the coding sequence ATGGCTTCAAGTCATGCAGCAAATCAGCCTCAAGCACTTACGGGCGAAACTCAAGACGCGGTTAAAGCCTTTGAAAGCTTGGATACCGATCCTAAACTAGCTGTGTTTTATTATATTTATGAAAAGATGGGAGATTCAATTACTCCGGCTGCTCCGGCGGCAACAGAGCCAGAATTAGCGCCTAGATTGTTGGGTGATTATTACAATTTATCAAAAGATGAGCAATTGGCAATTATGCGGCAAATTGTCAATAGTGAAGACACAGAATATTCGCGGGCTTATGGAGCTTTGAAAGAGAATAATCAATTAATGGTTTGGTATGCTTGGGCGCAAGCGATGGGGGATTCCGTAGTAGGGATGCCCCAAAATCATGAGAAAACCCAAACTCTTAGTGGCGTATTGTCGCAGATAGAAGCATTGAACTTTGACGATCAAATTTCGGTCTTGCGAACCGTTGCCGGAAACATGGGTTGTAGCGATGTGCAGCCAATTGAAACTCAGGCGCAGACAGGGAAAACTTCGAGTTTTTAG
- a CDS encoding HAD-IA family hydrolase, producing MNPKVIIFDFDGTIADSLEVLVNISNRLAVQFGYKQTSIDELAQIQNLTSREIIKQSGISIFKVPFLVKKVKAELSSEVKSLSLFPGMKEALIELHGLGNKLVIISSNSKPNIVAFLEHNNLAEIFYYIYSGSTIFGKDKVINRFIRQENIDVDDVIYVGDETRDIESAKKSKVIAIAVSWGFNTKEVLAKQQPDFLIEQPSELIDILKKQEVTAG from the coding sequence ATGAATCCAAAAGTAATTATTTTTGATTTTGATGGTACTATTGCTGACTCTTTAGAAGTGCTAGTAAACATTAGTAATCGTTTGGCTGTGCAATTTGGTTATAAACAAACTAGCATTGACGAACTTGCTCAAATTCAAAACTTAACTTCTAGAGAAATTATTAAGCAGTCTGGTATTTCTATTTTTAAAGTTCCCTTTTTAGTTAAAAAAGTTAAAGCTGAGTTGAGTTCAGAAGTTAAAAGTTTAAGCTTATTTCCGGGAATGAAAGAAGCTTTAATTGAACTACATGGATTAGGCAATAAGCTAGTAATTATTAGTTCTAATTCTAAGCCTAATATTGTGGCATTTTTAGAACACAATAATTTAGCAGAAATATTTTATTATATTTATTCTGGCTCTACTATTTTTGGGAAAGACAAGGTAATTAATAGATTCATTAGGCAAGAAAATATTGATGTCGATGATGTGATTTATGTAGGAGATGAGACTAGAGATATAGAGTCGGCTAAAAAAAGTAAAGTAATTGCGATCGCCGTTAGTTGGGGTTTTAATACTAAAGAGGTATTGGCAAAACAACAACCAGATTTTTTAATAGAGCAACCGTCTGAATTAATAGATATTCTGAAAAAGCAAGAAGTTACGGCTGGGTAA
- a CDS encoding transposase family protein, which yields MNETSANDTFNYWFPILREILPSSILKQVKNSGDKEIVTELLAEYELIVDSWEQPKEKPSEQEEQKKYYSGKKKNHTLKTTIIVLPSGIDIVDVIPGSPGTKSDINLFMATAEEF from the coding sequence GTGAATGAAACCAGCGCCAATGATACATTTAACTATTGGTTTCCAATTCTTAGAGAAATATTACCTTCAAGTATATTAAAGCAGGTAAAAAACTCCGGTGATAAAGAGATTGTTACGGAACTTCTTGCAGAGTATGAATTAATAGTAGATAGCTGGGAGCAGCCAAAAGAGAAACCATCGGAACAGGAAGAACAAAAGAAATATTACTCAGGTAAAAAGAAGAACCATACTTTAAAAACTACGATTATAGTCTTACCATCGGGAATAGATATAGTAGATGTTATCCCAGGAAGTCCGGGAACAAAAAGTGATATTAATTTGTTCATGGCAACAGCAGAAGAATTTTAA
- a CDS encoding ABC transporter ATP-binding protein, with protein sequence MLDNKFIAQIPPITSASTTIIRLENISKIYGAGETEVRALADVNLVVEAGEYCAIMGASGSGKSTAMNVIGCLDRPTSGHYYLDTVDVAALDDGDLASIRNLKIGFVFQQFHLLSQLSALENVMLPMVYAGINGKERRDRATVALQRVGLDNRLNNRPNQLSGGQQQRVAIARAIVNRPVLLLADEPTGALDSRTTTEVMDIFTELNATGITIVMVTHESDVARQTRRIVWFRDGQVVHSHLTPADIAQVAAS encoded by the coding sequence ATGTTAGACAACAAATTTATAGCTCAAATACCACCAATTACTTCTGCCTCGACGACGATTATTCGCCTCGAAAATATTTCTAAAATTTATGGTGCTGGCGAAACGGAAGTAAGAGCGCTGGCGGATGTCAATTTGGTTGTGGAAGCTGGCGAATATTGCGCGATTATGGGCGCTTCGGGTTCGGGAAAGTCTACAGCTATGAATGTGATTGGCTGTCTCGATCGCCCGACAAGCGGTCATTACTACCTCGATACTGTCGATGTCGCTGCTTTAGATGACGGCGATTTGGCAAGTATTCGCAATCTTAAAATTGGCTTCGTTTTCCAACAATTTCACCTTTTATCCCAACTTAGCGCCCTAGAAAATGTCATGCTACCTATGGTTTATGCAGGCATTAATGGTAAAGAAAGACGCGATCGCGCAACTGTTGCTCTCCAACGTGTGGGCTTAGATAATCGCCTCAATAATCGCCCCAATCAATTGTCTGGCGGTCAACAACAACGTGTTGCTATCGCAAGAGCGATCGTTAATCGTCCTGTCCTCCTCCTTGCTGATGAACCTACAGGCGCTCTCGATTCCCGCACTACTACTGAAGTAATGGACATTTTCACTGAACTCAATGCTACCGGAATCACTATTGTTATGGTTACTCACGAATCCGATGTAGCACGTCAAACTCGGCGCATAGTTTGGTTTCGCGATGGACAAGTTGTCCACTCCCACCTTACCCCCGCAGATATTGCCCAAGTTGCGGCTTCCTAG
- a CDS encoding transposase family protein: protein MLSQEVREQKVILICSWQQQKNFNREQKFKGDKAYIGEPFIRTPQKKKSRLELTAGQKNQNKKLSYQRIFVEHLIRLVQIFRVAKERFRLNIYKYKQIILTICRIVRLRIGGLRLPNINSEVRNKNN from the coding sequence ATGTTATCCCAGGAAGTCCGGGAACAAAAAGTGATATTAATTTGTTCATGGCAACAGCAGAAGAATTTTAACAGAGAGCAAAAGTTTAAAGGAGACAAGGCTTATATTGGAGAGCCGTTCATTAGAACTCCACAAAAGAAAAAGTCCAGACTTGAGTTAACGGCTGGACAAAAAAACCAGAATAAAAAGCTATCTTATCAAAGAATATTTGTGGAACATTTAATTCGTCTAGTACAAATCTTCCGCGTAGCCAAAGAAAGATTTAGATTAAATATATACAAATACAAACAAATAATTCTCACCATTTGTAGAATTGTAAGATTAAGGATTGGAGGATTAAGATTACCTAATATTAATTCTGAGGTTAGGAACAAGAATAATTGA
- a CDS encoding ABC transporter permease encodes MNPVESVKMAVTTLLANKLRSSLTMLGIIIGNASVIAMIGIGEGAQKYIAGELESLGPNVLFVIPGNRETQRITFDLPKTLVLADAEAIADQVPTVVGVAPEVNSRAIVTYRNKNTDVNVIGTTPSFLTVRDFETRLGRFLTQIDINRSNQVAVLGSDLAARLFATSSPIGQQIRLKNATYQIVGVLESKGSGFGTDYDDAAFVPITTMANRIVGRTSPYGIPLTYLVASAKNTESVEAAEFQLRNLLRLRHKLNGEDDFTIRSQKDALETVGKVTGALTIMLGAIASISLFVGGIGIMNIMLVSVTERTQEIGLRKAIGATQQDILVQFMIEAVILSAAGGLLGTGLGVGGILLVGALTPLQAGISPVAISLAVGVSGGIGLFFGVIPARRAAQLDPIVALRSA; translated from the coding sequence ATGAATCCTGTAGAAAGCGTCAAAATGGCGGTGACTACTCTCCTCGCCAACAAATTGCGTAGTAGTCTAACAATGCTAGGCATTATTATCGGTAACGCTTCAGTAATTGCCATGATTGGCATTGGTGAAGGGGCGCAAAAGTACATTGCTGGGGAATTAGAATCGTTGGGTCCAAATGTTTTATTTGTGATTCCTGGAAATCGTGAAACTCAGCGCATTACTTTCGATTTGCCGAAAACTTTGGTACTAGCTGACGCAGAAGCGATCGCCGATCAAGTCCCAACAGTGGTAGGAGTCGCCCCCGAAGTCAATAGTAGAGCTATAGTTACCTACCGAAACAAAAACACTGATGTTAATGTAATTGGCACTACCCCCAGCTTTCTCACCGTGCGCGATTTTGAAACTCGGTTAGGGCGATTTCTTACCCAAATAGACATCAACCGCAGCAATCAAGTAGCTGTGTTAGGTTCAGACTTAGCCGCTAGACTATTTGCTACTTCTTCCCCCATTGGTCAGCAAATACGCCTCAAAAATGCTACCTATCAAATAGTGGGTGTATTAGAGTCTAAAGGATCGGGCTTTGGCACAGATTACGATGATGCAGCTTTTGTCCCCATTACCACGATGGCAAATCGCATTGTGGGGCGCACTTCTCCCTACGGTATTCCCTTAACTTATCTGGTGGCTTCTGCCAAAAATACCGAAAGCGTGGAAGCGGCGGAGTTTCAACTACGCAATTTACTAAGGCTGCGCCACAAGCTAAATGGGGAAGATGATTTTACAATTCGTTCCCAAAAAGATGCTCTAGAAACGGTGGGTAAAGTTACTGGCGCTTTAACTATTATGCTCGGTGCGATCGCTTCTATTTCTCTGTTTGTCGGTGGTATCGGCATTATGAATATTATGCTAGTTTCGGTGACTGAACGCACTCAAGAAATTGGACTGCGTAAAGCTATTGGTGCTACTCAACAAGATATTTTGGTGCAGTTTATGATTGAAGCTGTGATTCTCTCCGCCGCCGGGGGCTTACTTGGTACGGGCTTGGGTGTTGGCGGTATTTTGTTGGTTGGGGCGCTAACTCCTTTGCAAGCGGGGATTTCTCCAGTAGCAATTTCTTTAGCTGTGGGGGTTTCTGGTGGGATTGGCTTATTTTTTGGCGTTATTCCCGCTCGACGTGCGGCTCAACTTGACCCGATTGTGGCTTTGCGTAGTGCTTGA